The following proteins come from a genomic window of Litorihabitans aurantiacus:
- a CDS encoding RidA family protein, with amino-acid sequence MPVNFSHPEGLLKQTDYSPVAVATGSRLIVLAGQAGVTADFEPAAPDLAGQVRAALHNIAVGVRGAGGAPADIARLTFYIVDWQPSMWEDVLAGIAHAQEVDGFPTPAPPVTIIGVQALFTPDFVVEIEAIAVTD; translated from the coding sequence GTGCCCGTCAACTTCTCGCACCCCGAGGGCCTGCTGAAGCAGACCGACTACTCGCCTGTCGCGGTCGCCACCGGCTCGCGTCTCATCGTGCTCGCCGGCCAGGCGGGCGTCACGGCCGACTTCGAGCCCGCCGCACCCGACCTCGCCGGACAGGTCCGAGCCGCCCTGCACAACATCGCCGTCGGAGTCCGCGGCGCCGGTGGCGCACCCGCAGACATCGCTCGCCTCACCTTCTACATCGTGGACTGGCAGCCCTCGATGTGGGAGGACGTTCTGGCCGGGATCGCACACGCACAAGAAGTCGACGGATTCCCGACGCCCGCGCCGCCCGTGACCATCATCGGAGTTCAAGCGCTCTTCACACCCGACTTCGTCGTCGAGATCGAAGCCATCGCAGTCACCGACTAG
- a CDS encoding zinc-binding dehydrogenase: MATASPRSTASVAAHGADEIVDHTRSEVLSAVTEPVDLLLNLAPITAEDFAALMGRVRDGGVVVSTTPMVPTPNDQERDVRGETIFVQPNRTALSDLVKLVDRGELRIDIARHVTLIDLPELHSQAEAGRVHGKVIVLPPTD, encoded by the coding sequence ATCGCTACCGCCAGCCCGCGCAGCACCGCGTCGGTCGCAGCTCACGGCGCCGACGAGATCGTCGATCACACCCGGAGCGAGGTTCTTAGCGCCGTGACCGAACCCGTCGACCTGCTGCTCAACCTCGCACCCATCACGGCCGAGGACTTCGCGGCCCTCATGGGCCGGGTGCGCGATGGCGGAGTCGTCGTCTCCACCACTCCGATGGTCCCGACCCCGAACGACCAGGAGCGTGACGTGCGAGGAGAAACGATCTTCGTGCAGCCGAACCGCACCGCCCTGTCCGACCTGGTGAAGCTGGTCGACCGGGGCGAACTACGCATCGACATCGCCCGTCATGTGACGTTGATCGACCTGCCCGAGTTGCACAGCCAGGCCGAAGCCGGCCGGGTACACGGCAAGGTCATCGTCCTGCCTCCCACCGACTGA
- a CDS encoding NADP-dependent oxidoreductase gives MKAVRFHETGGPEVLRYEEVDRPEAGAGQVRVRVAGVAHNPADGGMRGGFLPIPITLPHTPGYDVSGTVDQVGDGVEDLSVGQEVVGFIPMAGDGAAAQYVTAPAESFVPAPATIPLADAAGLPSVGLTASQALFDVGGLTFGQRVLINGAGARSGGMPCSSPSARARMSSLPPARAAPRRSQLTAPTRSSITPGARFLAP, from the coding sequence ATGAAGGCAGTGCGTTTCCACGAGACCGGCGGCCCGGAAGTGCTGCGCTACGAGGAGGTCGACCGCCCCGAGGCGGGAGCTGGTCAGGTGCGCGTTCGCGTGGCCGGTGTCGCGCACAACCCGGCCGACGGTGGGATGCGGGGCGGGTTCCTGCCGATCCCGATCACCCTGCCGCACACCCCCGGGTACGACGTCTCAGGCACAGTCGACCAGGTCGGCGACGGCGTCGAGGACCTCTCGGTCGGGCAGGAGGTCGTGGGCTTCATCCCGATGGCCGGGGACGGCGCAGCGGCGCAGTACGTCACGGCTCCTGCTGAATCGTTCGTTCCCGCGCCCGCCACGATCCCGCTCGCTGATGCTGCCGGGTTGCCCTCGGTGGGGCTGACGGCATCTCAGGCGCTGTTCGACGTGGGCGGTCTGACCTTCGGCCAGCGCGTCCTGATCAACGGCGCGGGGGCCCGGTCGGGGGGTATGCCGTGCAGCTCGCCAAGCGCGCGGGCGCGTATGTCATCGCTACCGCCAGCCCGCGCAGCACCGCGTCGGTCGCAGCTCACGGCGCCGACGAGATCGTCGATCACACCCGGAGCGAGGTTCTTAGCGCCGTGA